A genomic window from Ruminiclostridium cellulolyticum H10 includes:
- a CDS encoding nitrogenase component 1 yields the protein MRNTYLCIDSIEKCGILGVSHVIAQISNSSVVIHGPKGCVYPAYEASINYPLNINYTEMCEKSTVFGGEHDVSEKIVDEFYENRPDLMAVVTTCSSEIIGDDIEGLIKLANLPIPVIRVDGGGFLNTQTSGTNTAMKALIEKLCVNIDNSYPIVNLISPICISSSWQEDMKYLSSLLNEFGIKARPLFCNATVEDIRDYGRACLNVVICSSIGLDTAEYMSKKYGIPYLYLPYPVGLEKTDFFIKSILQILQNKNDISALLDEKKATIKRQFNNGMGKVNTFRLFEYIKQLKKMIVGPPEIALAFLNIIANEFEDKIDIVIVKDISVEGADETIAKFKEVSPSTKVIISDDNQEIKESIQSLKPQVLLGSDTEFYFAKESYEPAYINICYPGAREIRFNRHPVVGYEGTLNFFEEWYNKIINRYY from the coding sequence ATGAGAAATACATATCTATGCATTGATTCGATTGAAAAATGTGGCATACTAGGAGTTAGCCATGTAATTGCTCAAATATCAAATTCCTCAGTTGTCATCCATGGACCTAAAGGATGTGTCTATCCAGCTTATGAAGCCTCAATAAATTATCCTTTAAACATAAACTACACAGAGATGTGTGAAAAGTCTACTGTTTTTGGAGGAGAACATGATGTGAGCGAAAAAATAGTTGATGAGTTTTACGAGAATAGACCAGATTTAATGGCTGTAGTAACTACTTGCTCTTCTGAAATTATCGGAGATGATATTGAAGGATTAATAAAGCTTGCCAACTTACCTATTCCTGTAATCCGAGTTGACGGTGGAGGATTTCTTAACACACAGACATCCGGTACGAATACGGCTATGAAAGCTTTAATTGAAAAATTATGTGTAAATATTGATAACTCTTATCCAATAGTAAATTTAATTAGCCCAATTTGTATAAGTTCCAGTTGGCAAGAGGATATGAAATATCTATCTAGCTTGCTAAATGAATTTGGAATTAAAGCAAGACCTCTATTTTGTAATGCAACCGTTGAGGATATAAGAGATTATGGTCGTGCGTGTTTAAATGTAGTAATATGTTCATCAATTGGGCTGGATACTGCCGAATATATGAGTAAGAAATATGGAATTCCATATTTATATCTTCCATATCCTGTGGGTTTAGAAAAAACAGATTTTTTTATTAAAAGTATTCTACAGATTCTACAAAATAAGAATGATATATCAGCCCTACTGGATGAAAAAAAAGCCACTATTAAAAGGCAATTTAATAACGGCATGGGGAAAGTAAACACCTTTAGACTTTTTGAATATATTAAGCAGTTAAAAAAGATGATTGTTGGGCCTCCAGAAATTGCTTTAGCTTTTTTAAATATAATAGCAAATGAATTTGAAGACAAAATAGACATAGTTATTGTAAAAGATATATCGGTTGAAGGTGCTGACGAAACTATAGCTAAGTTTAAGGAAGTGTCTCCTTCAACAAAAGTAATTATTTCAGACGATAATCAGGAAATAAAGGAATCTATACAAAGCTTAAAACCTCAGGTTCTGTTGGGAAGTGACACTGAATTTTATTTTGCAAAAGAATCATATGAACCTGCATATATTAATATTTGTTATCCAGGTGCAAGAGAAATACGCTTTAACCGACACCCTGTGGTTGGATACGAAGGGACATTAAATTTCTTTGAGGAATGGTATAACAAAATTATAAATAGATACTATTAA
- a CDS encoding nitrogenase component 1, which yields MSREIESKMAMLSMLVREVKADNLNIRDCIDMHQFCAFWGAFDILNYFNDVVILVHGPSGCLGNRRFLPAMGHLGECDNKPHLSTSFTNREVVFGGEKKLVDSLNEVNSRYNPKIIAVLTNCCADIIGDDVEGCIEGLPDEIREKVIYLNSGGYSGKSYRRGTEMAFKLLAKHLQTNQHTIDITNQEKSVNLFLRRWIWDQTKQEEINEIKRMFQMIGVRLNKIFNQGLSFEDFYEMQNAQLNVALCLFFGMGLFSELNNNFGIPYSKVTAPMGLFATKKWLHEISNILELDVNIEELDEVKELEAQRRLLVNEIGKGRKCIIWTQTGERMLALVKLAYELEMEPIVVGVEPSIIRDKLPIFEKEILEDGLDVKIFVSKYIEDVNELIEYLGNPVIFCNNNYFPDQTVFKYRFAQNPVYGFNGTRKIYQEMFNALKKKSNKYSLFVEG from the coding sequence ATGAGTAGAGAAATTGAAAGCAAGATGGCAATGTTAAGTATGCTGGTTAGAGAAGTAAAAGCGGATAATTTAAATATTAGAGATTGTATTGATATGCACCAATTTTGTGCATTTTGGGGTGCATTTGATATTTTAAATTATTTTAATGATGTAGTAATTCTTGTACACGGCCCTTCAGGATGCTTAGGAAACAGAAGATTTCTTCCGGCAATGGGACACCTTGGTGAATGTGATAATAAACCTCACTTATCAACTTCTTTTACAAATAGAGAAGTTGTTTTCGGAGGAGAAAAGAAATTGGTAGATAGTCTCAATGAGGTAAACAGCCGATATAACCCTAAAATCATTGCTGTCTTAACCAATTGCTGTGCTGACATTATTGGAGATGATGTTGAAGGGTGTATTGAAGGATTACCCGATGAAATAAGGGAAAAAGTAATTTATCTTAATTCAGGAGGGTATTCCGGAAAATCCTATCGTCGTGGTACAGAGATGGCTTTTAAACTTTTAGCTAAGCATCTGCAAACTAATCAACATACTATAGATATAACCAACCAGGAAAAAAGTGTAAATCTGTTTTTAAGAAGATGGATTTGGGATCAGACAAAGCAGGAAGAAATTAATGAAATTAAGAGGATGTTTCAAATGATAGGCGTAAGATTAAATAAGATATTTAATCAAGGCTTATCATTTGAAGATTTTTACGAAATGCAAAATGCACAATTAAATGTTGCCCTTTGCTTGTTTTTTGGTATGGGTCTATTTAGCGAACTGAATAACAACTTTGGTATTCCTTATTCAAAGGTTACAGCTCCTATGGGATTATTCGCTACTAAGAAGTGGCTGCATGAAATCTCAAATATTCTTGAACTAGACGTTAATATTGAAGAGCTGGATGAAGTTAAGGAATTAGAAGCTCAACGCAGGCTATTAGTAAATGAAATAGGAAAAGGACGTAAGTGTATTATCTGGACACAGACTGGAGAACGTATGCTTGCTTTAGTAAAGCTAGCATATGAGTTGGAAATGGAGCCCATAGTGGTAGGTGTCGAGCCTTCAATTATTAGAGACAAGTTACCTATATTTGAAAAGGAAATTTTAGAAGATGGACTAGACGTGAAGATATTTGTTTCAAAGTATATTGAAGATGTTAATGAACTAATTGAGTATTTGGGAAACCCTGTGATTTTTTGCAATAATAATTACTTTCCTGACCAAACTGTTTTTAAGTATAGATTTGCACAAAATCCAGTATACGGGTTTAATGGTACAAGAAAAATATATCAAGAAATGTTCAATGCACTAAAAAAGAAAAGCAATAAATATTCCTTATTTGTGGAAGGTTAA
- a CDS encoding AAA family ATPase — protein sequence MKSIKQIAIYGKGGIGKSTTCSNISAALGLMGYKVLQIGCDPKADSTKNLVGGNKMPNILDYVKENSKNISIDNIVTKGFANTYCIEAGGPEPGIGCAGRGIISAIEIIEQLNLIKELDIEVVVYDVLGDVVCGGFAVPLRMGFAKDVYLVTSGEVMALYAANNISKAINRFAQRSDVRLGGIICNQRNAYLEKEIVNILSSKLGTHIIGWIPRDNIVQECELAEKTVVEGSPESNQAQVYKELAKSIIENNNYVIPTPLSDEEFDKMVKEPLIKR from the coding sequence TTGAAAAGTATAAAACAAATTGCTATTTACGGTAAGGGTGGAATCGGAAAGTCAACTACATGTTCAAATATATCAGCTGCGTTAGGTTTAATGGGCTATAAGGTACTGCAAATTGGATGTGACCCAAAAGCTGACTCCACAAAAAACTTAGTTGGCGGAAATAAAATGCCAAATATCTTAGATTATGTCAAGGAGAATTCAAAGAACATTTCCATCGATAATATAGTTACTAAAGGATTTGCTAATACATACTGTATAGAAGCCGGAGGGCCGGAGCCTGGAATAGGATGTGCAGGCAGAGGGATTATATCGGCTATTGAAATTATCGAGCAGCTGAATTTAATTAAGGAACTAGACATTGAAGTAGTGGTTTACGATGTTTTAGGGGATGTTGTTTGCGGCGGTTTTGCAGTTCCATTGAGAATGGGATTTGCAAAGGATGTATATTTGGTTACTTCCGGAGAAGTAATGGCATTATATGCAGCTAACAATATATCAAAAGCCATTAATCGATTTGCTCAGAGAAGTGATGTTAGATTAGGTGGAATTATATGTAATCAGCGTAATGCTTATTTAGAAAAAGAAATTGTAAATATTCTTTCTAGTAAATTAGGCACACATATTATAGGGTGGATTCCAAGGGATAATATTGTTCAGGAATGCGAGCTGGCTGAAAAGACTGTCGTGGAAGGTAGCCCTGAATCTAATCAAGCTCAAGTCTACAAGGAATTGGCTAAGAGTATTATTGAAAACAATAATTACGTAATTCCAACTCCTTTATCAGACGAAGAGTTTGATAAGATGGTTAAGGAGCCACTAATTAAAAGATAG
- a CDS encoding GNAT family N-acetyltransferase, whose product MVIKQLSDCDYKAKLREFIEDLFSTWKQESSFSKENICCPQRPINEIMGKVDKVDGNMSEFIVAFDEETGSIFGMLHITFDSNKSAHISLVNVSPKYRRIKVGFSLLSYSMVLSVKKGIDYIMLETWNGNNRAISLFEKFGFVKTSANENTIELKTNLPSILKEAYPNTDTLDYSILNNDVLKSISVF is encoded by the coding sequence ATGGTTATTAAGCAACTTTCTGATTGTGACTATAAAGCTAAGCTAAGAGAATTCATTGAAGATTTATTTAGTACTTGGAAACAGGAAAGCTCCTTTTCAAAAGAAAATATTTGCTGTCCTCAACGTCCCATTAATGAAATAATGGGAAAGGTTGATAAAGTCGATGGAAATATGTCTGAATTTATAGTTGCCTTTGACGAAGAAACCGGAAGCATATTCGGCATGCTGCACATTACATTTGATTCTAATAAATCAGCTCATATCAGCCTAGTAAATGTTAGCCCTAAATATAGAAGAATCAAAGTTGGCTTTTCATTATTGAGCTATTCTATGGTTTTATCTGTAAAGAAGGGTATCGATTATATAATGTTAGAAACCTGGAATGGGAATAATAGGGCAATTTCACTATTTGAAAAGTTTGGGTTTGTTAAAACTTCGGCTAATGAAAATACAATTGAGCTTAAAACTAATTTACCTAGTATTCTAAAAGAAGCATATCCTAATACAGATACTTTAGATTATTCAATTTTAAATAACGATGTTTTGAAGTCAATTTCAGTGTTTTAA
- a CDS encoding bifunctional 3-deoxy-7-phosphoheptulonate synthase/chorismate mutase: MSKSLKAIRQEIDNINDSILEMLNKRTELIKEITDLKDQNGSEYFDPERETEMMKKVLSKNSGPLYNELIREVFSAIFSTSLKFMGISRQKKLLVSSSSNACFKSINEMFGLGNNEPVIIAGPCAVETPEYLETIAKHLRDKNIRFIRAGAYKPRSSPYDFQGLKENGLKILQDVSKRYGLFSITEVVDTRDVNLVTQYVDILQIGARNMQNFELLKEVGKTNHPVLLKRGISATIQELMLAAEYIALKGNNKIILCERGIRTYETKTRNTLDISSIPIIKKETHLPIVADISHSLGRKDIVNNIAKAVLAAGADGIMVEVHPIPELALSDSKQQLNLSEFDDMLDFIKR; the protein is encoded by the coding sequence ATGAGTAAAAGTTTAAAAGCTATAAGACAAGAAATTGATAATATTAATGATTCTATCCTTGAAATGCTCAATAAAAGAACAGAATTAATAAAGGAAATAACAGATTTAAAAGATCAAAACGGCTCTGAATATTTTGATCCTGAACGTGAAACAGAGATGATGAAAAAGGTTCTAAGCAAAAATAGCGGTCCTTTATATAACGAGCTTATAAGGGAGGTTTTTAGTGCTATTTTTTCTACATCACTAAAATTTATGGGCATAAGCCGTCAAAAAAAACTGTTGGTAAGTTCAAGTTCGAATGCATGTTTTAAGAGTATTAATGAAATGTTTGGATTAGGGAATAATGAACCGGTTATAATTGCTGGACCATGTGCTGTTGAAACGCCAGAATACCTTGAAACAATAGCAAAGCACTTAAGAGATAAAAATATCAGATTTATAAGAGCAGGTGCCTATAAGCCAAGATCATCACCATATGACTTTCAAGGATTAAAGGAAAATGGTTTAAAAATACTACAAGACGTTTCTAAACGCTATGGACTCTTTAGTATTACGGAAGTTGTTGACACAAGGGACGTAAACTTAGTAACACAGTACGTAGATATACTTCAAATTGGTGCAAGAAATATGCAAAATTTTGAACTACTAAAAGAGGTAGGTAAAACTAATCACCCAGTATTACTAAAAAGAGGTATTAGTGCAACTATCCAAGAATTAATGCTTGCGGCAGAGTATATTGCATTAAAAGGAAATAATAAGATAATTTTATGTGAGCGTGGAATTAGAACTTATGAAACAAAAACAAGGAATACACTTGATATTTCTTCAATACCTATCATTAAAAAAGAAACACACTTGCCTATTGTAGCTGACATAAGTCATTCACTTGGAAGAAAAGATATTGTTAATAATATTGCAAAAGCTGTTCTTGCAGCAGGTGCTGATGGCATTATGGTAGAGGTGCACCCAATTCCTGAACTTGCTCTTTCAGATAGTAAACAACAGCTTAATTTGAGTGAATTTGACGATATGCTTGATTTTATAAAAAGATAA
- a CDS encoding DUF5714 domain-containing protein, giving the protein MSFGKCSICNSVILYKEDFFEAKCEFCGKEEESYIICSNNHYLCKVCAAKEVMDKLYAILPSIDYKNPIDIAEKIISKCGFSGHTPHPITAAAFLTAVKNVTNHITTEDVLEGISRAYDIPGGWCGYHGACGAAVALGTSFSVLLNATPSSDKERSIANRVTSAGLLEVAELGGPYCCVASIRVVLEKGIELSKKYLGLEFPDKQIKYKKCWAATFQPNCKKEKCRFYNMEIQK; this is encoded by the coding sequence ATGAGTTTTGGAAAATGTTCAATATGTAATTCTGTTATTTTGTACAAAGAGGATTTTTTTGAAGCAAAATGTGAGTTCTGCGGTAAGGAAGAGGAATCATATATTATTTGCTCAAATAATCACTATCTCTGTAAGGTTTGTGCTGCTAAAGAGGTCATGGACAAGCTTTACGCGATTCTTCCCAGTATTGATTATAAAAACCCTATAGATATTGCAGAAAAGATTATAAGCAAATGCGGTTTTTCTGGACATACACCCCATCCAATAACTGCGGCTGCTTTTCTGACAGCAGTAAAAAATGTTACTAACCATATTACTACTGAAGATGTGTTGGAGGGGATTTCAAGAGCTTACGATATACCCGGTGGCTGGTGCGGATACCATGGTGCATGTGGTGCAGCGGTAGCATTAGGTACAAGTTTTAGTGTTCTATTAAATGCTACACCAAGCTCTGATAAAGAGCGTAGCATAGCTAATAGAGTAACCTCAGCAGGTTTGCTTGAAGTTGCCGAGTTAGGAGGCCCATATTGTTGTGTTGCATCAATAAGGGTAGTTTTAGAAAAAGGAATAGAATTATCAAAAAAATACTTAGGACTTGAGTTTCCTGATAAGCAAATAAAATACAAAAAGTGTTGGGCAGCTACATTTCAACCAAATTGTAAAAAAGAGAAATGTAGGTTTTACAATATGGAAATACAGAAATAA
- a CDS encoding bacilysin biosynthesis protein BacA, with protein sequence MYKLQNDDLLCKKCIFQKEKLFGYIDKKNSVTMATLGPEGTTSSETAKVFKKYIEDINKLADLKINLYDSFELAINEVHKRSADFILLPNAYGKMTNFYWDTTIELGFVFTNKTPEYGIAMLDKKNLYDKPTLTISTCKAVEHLLQELMDTTEFKNKSYEIVEANSTTKSLMLLEDGKVDLALTNDTSLKNSKAYFISNTKYTDVLWSIFMLKTS encoded by the coding sequence ATGTATAAATTACAAAATGATGATTTACTATGTAAAAAATGTATTTTCCAAAAGGAAAAATTATTTGGATACATAGATAAGAAAAATTCCGTAACAATGGCCACACTTGGCCCCGAAGGCACAACTAGCAGTGAGACAGCAAAAGTTTTTAAAAAATATATAGAGGATATAAATAAACTAGCTGATTTAAAAATTAACTTATATGATTCTTTTGAGCTTGCAATAAACGAGGTACATAAAAGAAGTGCAGATTTTATACTCTTGCCAAATGCTTATGGTAAAATGACTAATTTTTATTGGGATACCACAATTGAGCTTGGATTTGTATTTACAAATAAAACACCAGAATATGGGATTGCTATGTTGGATAAAAAAAACCTGTATGATAAGCCCACCTTAACTATTTCAACCTGCAAGGCAGTTGAACATTTGCTGCAAGAATTGATGGACACAACTGAGTTTAAAAATAAAAGCTATGAAATTGTTGAAGCAAATTCTACAACAAAATCTTTAATGTTGCTGGAGGATGGAAAAGTAGATTTAGCATTAACAAATGATACAAGCTTAAAAAACAGCAAAGCTTATTTTATTTCTAATACAAAATATACAGATGTTTTGTGGTCTATCTTTATGTTAAAAACAAGCTAA
- the leuD gene encoding 3-isopropylmalate dehydratase small subunit (catalyzes the isomerization between 2-isopropylmalate and 3-isopropylmalate in leucine biosynthesis), protein MKINGYVHKFDDNIDTDVIIPARYCVTLNKKELARHCMHDIKEEFYKNVRDSDIIVAGENFGCGSSREVAPIAIQACGIKCIIAKSFARIFFRNAINIGLMLVIDHKLYDLVSTGDNIEVDFENKFILNKSNNINVDFNMSNSNIIDEIVKHKGLINYIKDKKFNI, encoded by the coding sequence ATGAAAATTAACGGATATGTCCATAAATTCGATGACAATATTGATACTGATGTAATTATACCAGCCAGATATTGTGTTACCTTGAATAAAAAAGAGTTAGCAAGGCATTGTATGCATGATATTAAAGAAGAGTTTTATAAAAATGTTAGGGACAGTGATATCATTGTTGCAGGTGAAAATTTTGGTTGCGGGTCTTCAAGAGAAGTTGCCCCCATTGCTATACAAGCGTGCGGTATAAAATGTATCATAGCTAAATCATTTGCTAGAATTTTCTTTCGTAATGCAATAAATATAGGCTTAATGCTAGTTATAGATCATAAGCTCTATGACTTGGTTTCAACAGGAGATAATATTGAAGTAGATTTTGAGAACAAATTTATACTTAACAAAAGTAACAATATAAACGTTGATTTTAATATGAGTAATAGCAATATTATCGACGAAATTGTAAAGCATAAAGGATTAATCAATTATATAAAAGATAAAAAGTTCAATATATAG
- a CDS encoding 3-isopropylmalate dehydratase large subunit — translation MKQTLVEKIFSNKIGKAVYANGTVFSPIDLAMGTDATIPITIETFNEFGLENIVNPDKIVLVNDHFVPAKDIATAKFALMMKEFAKKQNIKNFFEIGRSGICHVLLPEKGFIKPYDIVVGVDSHTCTYGGLSAFSTGVGSTDMACVWATGKLWFRVPETTKIIFSGELPKGVYAKDLALYLIGQLGINGANYDMLEFDGELIKNLDISSRLTLCNMVIEMGAKAGIINADAVTQKYFREKNLKTEDIDFNSDNGARYKKIIEIDVSKIEPVIACPYSPGNIKTAKELVDLKIDQVVIGSCTNGRIEDFRVAHKYLKDNEVHHEVKLIVIPGSQEVLKQMEEESILIDFIKCGALISPPTCGPCMGGHMGVLANNEIGLFTTNRNFLGRNGDSSAQVYLCNPAIAAYSATKGSIQIPEF, via the coding sequence ATGAAGCAGACATTGGTAGAAAAAATATTTTCAAACAAAATAGGAAAAGCTGTTTACGCAAATGGCACAGTTTTTTCTCCTATAGACCTTGCAATGGGTACTGATGCAACTATACCGATTACTATTGAGACATTTAATGAGTTTGGTCTTGAAAATATTGTTAATCCAGACAAAATTGTTCTTGTAAATGATCACTTTGTTCCGGCAAAGGATATTGCGACTGCTAAATTTGCACTTATGATGAAAGAGTTTGCTAAGAAACAGAATATAAAGAACTTTTTTGAAATTGGGAGAAGCGGTATTTGTCATGTACTTTTGCCCGAAAAAGGTTTTATCAAACCTTATGATATTGTTGTCGGTGTAGATTCTCATACGTGTACATATGGTGGACTAAGTGCATTTTCAACTGGTGTTGGTTCTACAGATATGGCGTGTGTATGGGCAACAGGAAAACTATGGTTTAGGGTTCCTGAAACTACAAAGATAATATTTTCTGGTGAACTACCTAAAGGAGTTTACGCAAAAGACTTAGCCTTGTATTTAATTGGTCAATTAGGCATTAATGGAGCCAACTATGATATGCTGGAATTTGATGGCGAATTAATAAAAAATCTTGATATCTCAAGCAGATTAACACTTTGCAATATGGTTATAGAAATGGGTGCCAAAGCCGGAATTATAAATGCAGATGCTGTTACACAAAAGTATTTCAGAGAGAAAAATCTTAAGACGGAAGATATAGATTTTAATTCTGATAATGGTGCCAGATATAAGAAAATTATCGAAATTGATGTTTCAAAAATTGAACCAGTCATTGCATGTCCATATAGTCCTGGTAATATAAAAACTGCAAAAGAGCTGGTGGATTTAAAAATAGACCAAGTAGTAATCGGTTCTTGTACAAATGGAAGAATAGAAGATTTCAGAGTAGCTCATAAATATTTGAAAGATAATGAGGTTCACCATGAGGTTAAATTAATTGTCATACCTGGTTCACAAGAAGTGTTGAAACAAATGGAGGAAGAAAGTATATTGATAGATTTTATTAAATGCGGAGCACTAATATCACCTCCCACCTGCGGACCTTGTATGGGAGGACATATGGGGGTACTTGCAAATAATGAAATAGGATTGTTTACAACTAATAGAAACTTTCTCGGTAGAAATGGTGACTCCTCAGCACAAGTCTATTTATGTAATCCTGCGATAGCTGCATACTCAGCAACCAAAGGTAGCATACAGATACCAGAATTCTAA
- a CDS encoding cupin domain-containing protein, whose protein sequence is MSIDKWTKVNNELIGENADMFIISSENITVSKFEFRETIDLSTHSHKNEQTTIVVEGEMTIKFGTIEKKMSAGDACIIPANVPHCAKISKVPFKSYDIFHPIREDFTNKIGK, encoded by the coding sequence ATGAGTATTGATAAATGGACAAAGGTAAACAATGAGCTAATTGGAGAGAATGCTGATATGTTTATAATTTCCTCTGAAAATATAACAGTCAGTAAGTTCGAATTCAGAGAAACAATTGATCTTTCAACTCATAGTCATAAAAACGAACAAACTACTATTGTTGTTGAAGGAGAAATGACTATTAAATTCGGAACAATAGAAAAAAAGATGAGTGCAGGTGATGCTTGTATTATTCCTGCTAACGTACCTCATTGTGCTAAAATTTCAAAAGTTCCATTTAAATCCTATGATATTTTCCATCCAATTAGAGAGGACTTTACAAATAAGATTGGTAAATAG
- a CDS encoding homocitrate synthase/isopropylmalate synthase family protein has translation MDFYSLDEKEEIKNFKFFFCDTTLRDGEQVSGIRYTPEQKVEIAQMLDKAGIESIDAGFAATSEEERLSIRKICDLGLKMRIMSMCRVIREDIDFASSCGVEGVILFIPGSDIHLKAKFGEDIPAVRKNIVQKAMDAIKYAKDKGLFVEFGVEDSTRTDFNVLLEILSQAEQEGADILGTTDTIGYLTPERTYNFIKKLVRNLKLPIGVHCHNDMGLATANTIAGLLAGGGYCSPTVNGMGERAGNASLEEVIMILKVLYNQDLKYDTKILGELSKTVEKYSGISMDIFKPIVGQNAYSHESGIHVHGMLKDINTYELFDPQLVGHSRKYEMGKHAGKHTIQHILKTNGFELSEEEVEDFWRHMKSNEKAGVYYSVEDVITEYKKLRR, from the coding sequence ATGGATTTCTATAGTCTCGATGAAAAAGAAGAAATAAAGAATTTTAAATTTTTCTTCTGTGATACAACGCTCAGAGATGGCGAGCAGGTTTCTGGCATTAGATATACTCCCGAACAAAAGGTAGAAATTGCACAAATGTTGGATAAGGCCGGGATTGAATCAATTGATGCTGGCTTTGCAGCAACTTCAGAGGAAGAAAGACTTTCGATAAGAAAGATTTGTGATTTAGGCTTAAAAATGCGAATAATGAGTATGTGTCGTGTTATTCGTGAAGACATTGACTTCGCTAGTTCTTGTGGTGTTGAAGGGGTTATTTTATTTATACCAGGTTCGGATATACACTTAAAAGCAAAATTTGGTGAGGATATTCCTGCAGTTAGAAAAAATATAGTTCAAAAAGCGATGGATGCAATTAAATATGCAAAGGATAAAGGCCTGTTTGTTGAGTTCGGAGTAGAGGACTCAACAAGAACAGACTTTAATGTACTTCTTGAAATATTGTCACAGGCAGAGCAAGAAGGTGCAGATATTCTGGGAACTACAGATACTATCGGCTACTTGACGCCTGAAAGAACCTATAATTTTATAAAGAAGTTAGTAAGAAATTTAAAATTACCAATAGGGGTACATTGTCATAATGATATGGGGCTTGCAACAGCAAATACAATTGCCGGATTGTTAGCAGGAGGAGGATATTGTTCCCCAACAGTCAATGGAATGGGTGAAAGGGCAGGTAATGCCTCCTTAGAAGAAGTAATTATGATTTTAAAAGTCTTATATAATCAGGATTTAAAATACGATACAAAAATTCTGGGGGAATTATCTAAAACTGTTGAAAAATATTCAGGTATTTCAATGGATATTTTTAAACCGATTGTTGGGCAAAATGCATATTCTCACGAATCTGGTATACATGTTCACGGAATGTTGAAAGATATCAATACCTATGAGTTATTCGACCCACAATTGGTAGGACATTCTAGAAAATATGAGATGGGAAAACATGCGGGTAAACACACCATCCAGCATATTTTAAAGACTAATGGATTTGAACTGTCAGAAGAAGAAGTGGAAGATTTTTGGAGACACATGAAAAGTAATGAAAAAGCCGGAGTATATTACTCGGTAGAGGATGTAATAACAGAATATAAAAAACTGAGGAGATAA